A region of the Gouania willdenowi chromosome 1, fGouWil2.1, whole genome shotgun sequence genome:
ttcaagtatttgtttatttttacataatttgggcttccagctcataaaacacacgaaaacaggaattaaaaaaattagaatactgtgaagaattcaccatttacttttcagtttttcataatcaataaaaagTATATCGGACTCAAATATCGGCTTCCAAAATCGGATTTAGATATCAGCCATCggctgaattttttatttttatttattttttaaatcggtgttggcatcggcctttgaaaatcccatatcatTCGACCtatacggaggtaaactcagtacgagACCACGGAACAttgctttttctttgttttttaaacatctcTGAGAAATAAAGAAATGCCTGCTGACTGTTTCTATTCTACAGCTCTCAtctgtttttttggattttattttattgcagcaCCTCACATTTTGCACTACCTGTTAATCTTTTTCTATTTTCCCTGTGCTAGACTATTATTGAATCATGGGGTGAAATCACTTTACATTGTGAAACTTTTTGTTTTGCAGGAAGTTTGGCGAGCAACCACAAGCTCAGCGTTTGACAaggtagaagaagaaaaaaaaattcttcagTGCAGAACCATCTGATCTTGATCTAAGTAGTGCAGCAGTGTTGTACAACTCTCTTACAGTTTCATGTATTTATCCCAATTTTCAGGGAGGCGATGAGGAATTACTTGAAGGAGAAAGATGATCAAACTGTGCTTATACTCCACGCAAAAGTTGCACAAAAGTCATACGGCAATgaaaaaaggtttgtgtgtcACTGGTAAAAGCTGTAGATctggtttatgtgtgtgttaacTATATGATCTGTGGTTGATTTTTCTCCATCAGGTTCTTCTGTCCTCCTCCGTGTGTGTATCTGATGGGCAGTGGCTGGCAGAGCAAGTTAGAAAGTATGGAGAAAGATGGCTGCACTGAGCAGGAGGCTCAGCCCTGTGCGTTCATTGGGATTGGCAGCAGTGAGCAGGAGATGCAGCAACTCAATCTGGAGGGAAAGGTAAATGAGAAAGTGGAACACAACTGACTAAGGCCCTTAAGCCAGTGATTcctttcagcccacgaccctcaAAATACAGGCGCCAGAGACCAGGGTCCCCCACTGTAAATGTAGGTGGTTTaacacagacatgaatattCACAGGGTTCCtgcagatccttaaaaagtcttaaaaggcactCAATTcatcaatctaaaaataaagccttaattatcattaaaatgtcttaaatcaatctttaaaaaaaataaaatggtaacattagtttttaagaaaatatatacacaacatggataaaatgtaaatttaagaTATTTTCCTAAATGGCTTTTCTAAacggtttttattttttgtattgttgttgttttatagatttctggctatttttgtactcatcttgtgttttttgagtgactttgattattttagtctgtttttttatgtatttaacgctctgtgtatttttgtgtgtttattttggcggccgccagttgcccgtctgcactagacactagacaaaaattaccctaaccctatgtaattgatgtggcatttttttcccccccccaaTTATGTTTTCTGTGAAATTGGtccaaatttaatttcaataaaaagtcttcaaatgttttggatttaatttcactaaagctgtaggaactctggattgaagaacagtcatgtggtgaCAGGGCCATTtataaggggaataaaggggagcacaaactgttaaaagggagtttgtttttcccactgtcgcttttgcttgttcatgtggatatgttgggttttttcctttttcctttttattacaaattttatattttgttagaGCTTTGAGAtgaattttgttgtaattagcactatataaataaagttgaattgaattttggGGCCTTTTCATAAATGATgatctattgttctatgaatctgtgataaccacatttatttatttatctgaataatatccactgttatcctggAAGTGTATTATTTACTCCATactatatagtcatcttaaagatgtaaattcttgttttaatcagaaatgaaatgggttaaaagtgaccaaaaaatggtggaaaggacAGTGAAATGAggttttaaaaactacagaaattggttaaaagttgcaaattgtggccaaaaacagataaaaaggtttcaaagtgttaatattggcttGTAAGTTGCAGACAAaattaggaacaattagtttaatctggcaaataatgggcatgacaaatcgtgagtatggttaaattggcaaaaataagcatgaaaaatggtggaaagaggttaaaagtgacaataatggatcatcATATGCAACATTTGGtgggaaaagtagtggaaagggtttataagtgctgaaaatgtctttaagAAGAAgagatgtgcagaaaaggccttgaaatttgatggagaagtggcagaaatgggaataatgtagcaaaaatgcattaaaaggagtaaaaaatatggcaagaaaaagtgatgaaaataggttaaaatatggcaaatttggtgtagttgcagaaaaagggtaaaaataagcaaaatgggaTGAATTGTTCAAAATATAATctcagtttcttgaaggcatctggtgaccccctcttAGTATGttccaaccccaaggttgagatcTCTTGCCTTAAGCAGCGTTTTTTGCCTGCTACTGATCTTTACAATAgatcaatacaaataaaaatccttAAATCATCATTAgtattgcattattttgtccTTTCGCTATAACAAATATTGCATTTGCTTATTCCTGAATTGATTCTGCACGACTTGCTCCAATGAACTGATGCTGATGTAACTTAATAAAcagtgaaacaaaaaacaacaacctgaaaCTATCATTTTGCGACAGCACTTCTGCACAGCAAAGACTCTGTATATCAGCGACTCAGACAAAAGGAAGCACTTCATGCTGTCGGTGAAGATGCTCTATGGAAACAGCTCCAACATTGGAGTCTTCCTCAGTAAAAGGATCAAGGTCATCTCCAAGCCCTCCAAGAAGAAGCAGTCCCTGAAAAATGCTGATTGTGAGTCACAGATATTAATgtcaacaacacaaaataaaaaccagtGTGACTCTTTGAGTTGTTTGTGAGTTGAAATGCTTGTTTAACTGTGTTTCTCTTTCTGCAGTGTGTATAGCGTCTGGGACTAAGGTGGCTTTGTTTAATCGTTTGCGATCGCAGACCGTTAGTACTCGATATCTTCACGTGGAAGGAGGAAACTTTCACGCTAGCTCTCAACAGTGGGGTGCCTTCTTCATCCACCTTTGTCAGTTCCTTCAtgtttttatgtaaatgtacttgtttttttttattcttatttttaaaatactaaAACGATGTGGTGacactttgtattttcagtggATGACGAAGAGTCTGAGGGGGAAGAGTTTGCGGTCAGAGACGGCTACATTCACTACGGTCAGACTGTCAAATTGGTCTGTTCAGTGACTGGCATGGCCCTGCCCAGGCTCGTACGTGTCCAACTTATCTCTCAAGCATTAGCTGACTTCTTATACTTCTTTATAAatggcaggggtggactgggacctaAATTAATCACTGGCATTTTCTATTCAGACCAGTCCACTACGTTATCAGCTACACCACGTataagctgttattaagtcagtaatgctcaacGTGTggatttttatgtcttaattttaattattattcccccagaaaaccttaaataGGGgacactttttaacccctttttacctatttcctttgaccattttgcaacttcctttgtcccatttttgcccattttcaaaaagttctgacattttttttgttttgtttttagcttccttttgctaataaatatcaattttttttaaattttttgtcaattttttcaagtttttctgacacttttatccaatttttgtcctttcttaaaattgttttggccacttttcatttaaataggcTAACTAtttcccaataaataccacttgtttcctttttcccctacattttgcctctatATGTTCCACATCTTTGACCTTATTTTTTACCaccttttgccctttttcactattgtttaccacattttgccctttcttactattgtttaccacattttgccctttctCATTATTTGTttaccacattttgcccattttagcTACCCTTTTCCATTACATTCCAACTGGTTCCTCTTTGTTTGCCCATTTTTGGGGGCCATTCtttactgcttttggcccattttagtcacttttcactcatttcttgcaatttttgaaccatttttggccacctgttacatgtctgcctccactcgtttgtcaaaaaaaccccccaaaatgTAGCGGACCAGaccggcccaccgggacgatgcctggtatgccagatggccagtccatccCTGTAAATGGTGGATTTACCTTTTACCATTTCTTTGTCTTCCTAAATGCACATGtatgagtgtgtttttttttatttttttttaatatagttagttttctttatttttagttcTTTGTTATGAATATTTTTGCCTTATTTCCTCAGGTTATTCGTAAAGTGGATAAGCAAGCAGCATTAATGGAAGCTAATGACCCGGTGTCACAGCTTCACAAGTGTGCCTTCTACCTGAAAGATACAGACAAGATGTACCTCTGCCTATCTCAGGAGAGGATTATTCAGTACcaggtggacacacacacacacacacacacacacacacacacacacacaaattcaggatatcactcaaacagagaacaacagaaacagtaggtatgagaaaaaaaactgacccatttattgtTAACAATggcttacatttattttaacctCAAACATAATGATATTTCacaattgattaaaataaaaaataaatgagaagatGTTCAAAAAGAAtctcaaaacaaagaaaagaaaaagtacgTAATTAAGTAAGACTGTTAAtgaaatacaagtgcacacattacaatagaaaaaataacaaaaataatgataaaatgtacaaatataatacagatatatatgaGAATAAAAAAGCTGACAGGTTTAAACTCTGTAATATATATTCAGATACAAACACTTTTGCTGATATCGtactgatatcaatatcggatcgaaACGgccttaattttttcttctacatttattctgatTTCAAATGTCTGATTGTAACTAGGCTTTTAGAAGGTTCATCATCTTGTTAATGTGAGGGATGGAaaccattttaaacattttttttccttttaggcCACAACATGCTCCAAAGAAATGAACAAGGATACTATTAACGATGGTGCTTCGTGGACAATCATTAGCACTGACAAGGCTGAGTACACTTTTTATGAAGGCATGGGCCCCGTCTCCACAGCCGTCACACCGGTCCCTGTGGTGGAAACTCTGCAGGTACTAACAAAAACAGGCTCAAGAATAAACCTGATTCATTCATTAACTACCAATTGTtctttcaattataatttgtaTTATGAACAATGTAAAAGCTATATTTTTCTCCCCACAATTGGCCTGTGTTCAGTTAAATGGTGGAGGAGATGTGGCCATGTTGGAGCTGACTGGACACAACTTCACACCAAAACTCCGAGTGTGGTTTGGAGACGTGGAAGCAGACACGATGTACAGGTACATGCGGATGCCTGTGCCAGAGTTACGTTTTAAAATTACGATTACGTATTTaattatccatattcaattaccattactttgaccagcatttttccaattacaattataatattccccctgaaatcaattacaatacCATTGTttattactaaagttcaattacaagtaatcccaattactgagcgtttaattaaaaaaaaagcccataaaacctaaccttcctcttgtgttagcatctcttatgataacgggccATTTTTtactcatgtcttaaatcagctttaaaatacacaaagaaatattatatatagtctaattagtttttcatctcttggttaccttgttaggcttccttatggtacgttcacaccaaacgcgctTTGGgcatcaaaatcgtgcctcacacGCATAGTTGGACGCgtgtgctcattgaatacagatGCTTGTCACCATCGTTGAAGATGCTCAGTACGCGtgtcgaggggaggggcttctctgttgccggtggtgttcatacaatggatgatattatggcgatcagttacgttcacatgtgttgagaaggctgtgtttccggtcggatgtattttggtgtgactcagtgtgtgcactgtgatgttagagggctttagagaagtgtggttgaatggagaataaagtttggagttccttgctgaacacgccgcctccgactcccgttcatcggctctacattatcgagagagtggcttggctttatttgcacctcggcgccgtttctggattcaccagagccgTGCCCGGACgggagtcgctttcagcgctcCTTCcatctctcccgtgcccagtttgatgacctgctgacctgcatcggcgctcgcatctcctaccaggacaccaactacaggcgttctattccagcagaatagcgcctgtccatctgtctccacctccggttagtgttttttttactcattattctgaatacatcACGGatggggaacgctcctgattggtcgatgcaccgcgatatgccccaaaagttcaacaatcccaactccagcatcAGGCGCGTTGGAGGCGCCGGACGCACATCAAAAGCGTCCGCTGCTccaaaagcttcaaaacgcgccgTGCAGGAGGCACGGGACTCACAGCGGGACCTCCGACActccctagaagcgcgtccaccatatattgcgAATGTACCCATGCCGCTTTTgacacgtttggtgtgaacgcgtcATAATCCATTAAAACtttagttttaatgtttttgatgttggcgtctgagccttttctcTGTcagttaatctttttttttttaaatggtacagTGATCCTCGGGAGAACTAATGGGTGAATttgacatgaaacatattttaacaatgGTTTactacagtggttcccaaacctttcACAGccatgtaccccttcagacatttaacctgaagccctgtaccccctactcctgcacacttaaaacatagtattgtaatgtcatatacaatgtagcccaactgtgaattttacctatcctgttgaggaataatatatattaactataatatttgcatttcctgaagaaaatgcaaataagGAAGCAGGTGCTGACTTGTGTCGCACTACATTAGCTAATCATTGGCATTAGAAttatctaacattagcattagcctaggaatagcgttaacctagaaatagcattagcctaacattaacctagcaatagcaatgacctagtaatagcattgacctagcattaacatcaacatagcaatagaattagcctCACAATAGGGCTCACcctaacattgacctagcattagcccagcaatagcaataacctagcaataacattaacatagAGATAGAATTAGccttgcaatagcattagcctaacattaacatagaAATAGAATTAGccttgcaatagcattagcctaaaattaacattgacctagcattagcattaacctagtattagcctagcaataacaataacctagcattagcctaacattaacgttcaacagtttttataaaatgttcgtgtcaattacaaagtcaagtttctcaacttaattacaattacaatagcaAATATTTGAGTTCCAGCTAGATTCCATTTGTCTTCTTTTAGAATAGTATGTTAGGTTGAgctttcgtttattcagacaccATTTTCAGGCAAAtttttatctcccgacatgtttcaactgtcaaccgacaaagactggcagtctGAATAAGCGAAAACGCAACATAGCaagatatttttcaattttcatttcaattttaacataattttaattaattacgcaattaaaattataattgaccccaaccctggcctaTGCTctttttagcaaaaaaatatatgatataTGACCATCTTACCCCTGTTTTAGCatttttacactggctcccagtatGTTTTAGGATTGATTTTATTGATCACTTTTAAGGCCCTAAATGGCCCCAACTTACCTCACAGAGCTTTTATTACCATATACACCAGCGCGTACCTTAAGATCCATGGGCAAGGGTCTGCTCTGTGTTCCACGGGCCCATCTGAAAACTAAAAAGGACTATAGAGCCTTTTCAGTCTGGACCCCAACATTCTGGAATGATCTGCCCTgatttttattaactttatgtttctgcatttttaaactgttttcatCTCTGGCCTAAACtatgtcttttattttctaatgtatagctgcctttggaaagcactttgtaacgtgttttgaaaagtgctatagagataaaaatgtattattatttagtgctgtcaagagattaaaaaaaatggcgcgattaattaattatgctctgtaatgaaataatgtaattaatctatttttaatcgcacataaaaattgctgagaattGTTCTCAACttcaggtattttcatt
Encoded here:
- the LOC114469907 gene encoding suppressor of hairless protein homolog, giving the protein MAPVVTGKFGEQPQAQRLTREAMRNYLKEKDDQTVLILHAKVAQKSYGNEKRFFCPPPCVYLMGSGWQSKLESMEKDGCTEQEAQPCAFIGIGSSEQEMQQLNLEGKHFCTAKTLYISDSDKRKHFMLSVKMLYGNSSNIGVFLSKRIKVISKPSKKKQSLKNADLCIASGTKVALFNRLRSQTVSTRYLHVEGGNFHASSQQWGAFFIHLLDDEESEGEEFAVRDGYIHYGQTVKLVCSVTGMALPRLVIRKVDKQAALMEANDPVSQLHKCAFYLKDTDKMYLCLSQERIIQYQATTCSKEMNKDTINDGASWTIISTDKAEYTFYEGMGPVSTAVTPVPVVETLQLNGGGDVAMLELTGHNFTPKLRVWFGDVEADTMYRCGESVLCVVPDISAFREGWRWVRQPVQVPVTLVRNDGIIYATPLTFTYTPEPGPRPHCSAAGDILRSNSTSS